The following coding sequences are from one Neodiprion lecontei isolate iyNeoLeco1 chromosome 7, iyNeoLeco1.1, whole genome shotgun sequence window:
- the LOC124295588 gene encoding uncharacterized protein LOC124295588, producing the protein MQSMSLLGHTANMSKSYLDGEEREMEWRKKVTKMRERLKSRLDENTIDGKRDDNLFHGMKLVSSTTMFGNFTEICYCEETQEYLVIDPPSNMLRFSVQAKLIQPSYPLSGTMLFTKLLWCQKAKVLIGYVPNDDMIWLMTSFCMLYQVIRNEFRITDIFYEPMTNEIVVAGPNKVTRFPLANKESTMNPWKTMAYIDSEYGALWKLECMSLIPASTSMTRLAGSYMTTIYVLPLEPLKEKEDIVPVMFLARNPAATEAAITALLFHDTSQWIITGDEQGNVMGWDLELHCIMSCPGGHKGYVQKIVVHPSICGFITCGEDNVLQIWSCNLRGKVS; encoded by the exons GGGAAGAAAGGGAAATGGAATGGAGAAAGAAAGTAACGAAGATGCGAGAGCGGTTGAAAAGTCGCCTTGACGAAAATACGATTGATGGTAAACGTGACGATAACTTGTTTCACGGTATGAAATTGGTCTCGTCGACAACGATGTTCGGGAATTTTACGGAAATTTGTTACTGCGAGGAAACCCAA GAATATTTAGTCATCGATCCACCATCAAATATGCTGAGATTTTCAGTGCAAGCTAAACTTATTCAACCCTCGTACCCACTCAGCGGTACGATGTTGTTTACTAAACTATTGTGGTGTCAAAAAGCTAAGGTACTAATTGGATATGTACCAAACGACGATATGATCTGGCTCATGACTTCGTTCTGCATGCTCTACCAAGTCATTCGTAACGAATTTCGAATAACCGACATATTTTACGAGCCTATGACAAACGAAATCGTTGTAGCAGGACCCAACAAAGTTACG AGATTCCCACTAGCGAACAAAGAGTCAACTATGAATCCTTGGAAGACAATGGCTTACATAGACAGCGAGTATGGAGCACTTTGGAAATTGGAATGCATGTCGTTGATTCCAGCGAGTACAT CAATGACCAGACTGGCTGGCTCATACATGACCACTATTTACGTACTGCCATTGGAACCtttgaaagaaaaggaagacaTCGTTCCAGTAATGTTTCTGGCCCGCAATCCTGCCGCTACAGAAGCTGCCATAACAGCACTGCTCTTCCACGACACAAGCCAGTGGATTATAACGGGAGACGAGCAAGGAAATG TCATGGGTTGGGACCTTGAATTGCATTGCATAATGAGCTGTCCTGGTGGTCATAAGGGATACGTTCAAAAGATAGTCGTTCATCCCTCAATATGTGGATTCATTACATGTGGCGAAGACAACGTGCTCCAAATATGGAGCTGCAATCTAAGAGGAAAGGTCTCGTAA
- the LOC107219060 gene encoding uncharacterized protein LOC107219060, which yields MDNTIRLWDHQNIPIKVLEINTCANSIAFSSQRGDIVFGAGRHLYRISYCHYLSPKYRARILMNGIPEENEEEMIPENKDYRVYESIVDREFLLHPVSSAPLGSLDISDGDAPRLELMIQGQMCAQLRRRDQDVISIEKGEIKAVKLVTGKSLMNQEAWEKYLDDILGRSNKTSTEVPPYDVWAMVEKYKTVKRYYNKPGIFKMFYGYSIEKFPEYPGAVPDEVQHPHLRLFGFLPNSVIYKLFDIEDVEPPPPVPEPQPLLKYEYPPEFLLDQLHETNSSRLDSNVEMTPSQLINLTNVNDIDSETTVLRVSVPVDQNPFVKAAQSVSQYRYNSKMKRCRTRRAYHDHVDKKKTCVKKTLKRKNKPRGKKLGIPLLWTVREEFSNIDDLARLGIKEIVLQLESIKQTIKNNYGSISTLHDNKIKDTLMVLLARFVNSPSSFSVILNLLNVIPVNNIDIIGFLCTIFIITSRRIIRKSVLKYLKNHGLRNPQKVLAKQLLMVKKVTDTTNLFEVKKFVSRMISDWIYTLERHVVLIAKDIKCSDNFEHVRSAVKKEGNPLAAERLKKGRNLDAIDFKDNECAKEIDQMYEKWCHTDMHDGCVTWKDLNEEIVVSPIEGINYFCEMNIEFSNTPKDPQQSSQHICGRHSKCKASQVRSTYTK from the exons ATGGACAACACGATACGTCTCTGGGACCACCAGAATATACCTATTAAA GTATTAGAAATAAATACATGTGCTAACAGCATTGCTTTCTCCTCTCAGCGAGGAGATATCGTCTTTGGCGCTGGGAGACACTTGTACAGAATTTCGTATTGTCATT ATCTGTCCCCAAAATACAGAGCTCGAATACTGATGAACGGAATAcctgaagaaaatgaagaagagaTGATACCTGAGAACAAAGACTACAGAGTCTATGAAAGTATCGTAGATCGAGAATTTTTGTTACATCCTGTTAGCAGCGCACCCCTTGGGTCATTGGACATCAGTGACGGTGACGCACCTCGCTTGGAATTAATGATCCAGGGACAAATGTGTGCTCAGCTACGACGTAGAGATCAGG atgtAATTAGTATAGAGAAAGGTGAAATAAAGGCGGTGAAATTAGTGACAGGAAAGTCGCTCATGAATCAAGAAGCCTGGGAAAAATATCTCGATGATATATTGGGAAGATCGAATAAAACAAGCACAGAAGTACCGCCATATGATGTTTGGGCTATGGTTGAAAAGTACAAAACTGTGAAAAGATATTACAACAAACCTGGAATATTCAAAATGTTTTATG GTTacagtattgaaaaattcccgGAATATCCAGGAGCTGTACCTGATGAAGTACAGCATCCGCATTTGCGATTGTTTGGCTTCCTTCCAAATTCAGTAATCtacaaattatttgacattgAAGATGTTGAACCGCCTCCGCCAGTACCAGAGCCGCAACCTTTGCTAAAATATGAATATCCTCCGGAGTTTCtg TTGGACCAGCTGCATGAAACAAATTCGTCGCGTTTAGACTCAAACGTTGAAATGACACCGTCACAACTCATAAATCTAACAAATGTTAATGATATTGATTCAGAAACAACAGTACTCAGAGTTTCTGTTC CTGTAGATCAAAATCCGTTTGTAAAAGCAGCACAATCTGTGTCTCAATACAGATATAATTCAAAGATGAAACGTTGTAGAACACGAAGAG CGTATCATGATCATGTTGACAAGAAAAAGACGTGCGTGAAAAAGAcattgaaaagaaagaataaaccACGTGGTAAGAAATTAGGGATACCTTTGCTAtgg ACAGTACGAGAAGAATTCTCGAATATAGATGATCTTGCTAGATTgggaataaaagaaatagtTTTACAACTGGAAAGCATTAAACagacaattaaaaataattacggtTCCATTTCAACTCTTCATGATAACAAG ATCAAAGATACTTTGATGGTGCTTCTGGCCAGGTTTGTGAACAGCCCATCTTCGTTTTCAGTAATATTAAATTTACTGAATGTCATACCAGTAAACAACATTGACATCATCGGGTTTCtttgtacaattttcataattacATCACGTCGAATAATCAG AAAATCGGtcttaaaatatttgaagaatcATGGATTACGAAATCCCCAAAAAGTACTGGCCAAACAGTTACTCATGGTAAAAAAGGTGACAGATACCACAAACTTGTTTGAGGTGAAGAAATTTGTTTCCCGAATGATCAGTGATTGGATCTACACTTTGGAGCGACATGTTGTTTTAATTGCCAAAGATATCAAATGTAGCGACAACTTCGAGCAT GTGAGAAGTGCTGtaaaaaaagagggaaatcCACTTGCAGcagaaagattaaaaaaaggCAGAAATTTAGATGCAATTGATTTTAAGGATAACGAGTGCGCAAAAGAAATTGAtcaaatgtatgaaaaatggTGCCACACTGATATGCACGATGGTTGTG